From Ptychodera flava strain L36383 chromosome 2, AS_Pfla_20210202, whole genome shotgun sequence, the proteins below share one genomic window:
- the LOC139147612 gene encoding tyrosine kinase receptor Cad96Ca-like yields MKSLQSYHPNIVRLLGCCTKSDPVCIILELAPYGNLKNFLLANRSTEIYQNLHQNSRYLTSLDLIHFGWQIAKGMSFIASKKFIHRDLAARNILLGEKRCCKISDFGFARDVSTASVYHSKLEGRLPIRWMALESVVDSLYTIKSDVWSYGIVLWEIVTLGSTPYANMSSSELIRKLPTGYRLPRPDHCSEKYYGIMSRCWDEHSESRPSFSDLSVVVGKMSKDTTEEYMTMENFDSNMYVNITSEQWPLNERM; encoded by the exons ATGAAGTCTCTACAATCATATCATCCGAATATTGTCAGGCTCCTGGGTTGCTGTACGAAGTCTG ATCCAGTTTGTATAATTCTTGAATTGGCTCCATATGGCAACCTGAAGAATTTCCTACTTGCTAATAGATCAAcggaaatttatcaaaatctaCATCAGAACAGTCGTTATCTAACATCTTTGGATCTCATACATTTTGGATGGCAAATCGCAAAAGGAATGAGTTTCATTGCTTCAAAAAAG TTCATCCACAGAGATCTTGCTGCAAGAAATATCTTGTTAGGGGAGAAACGATGTTGTAAAATATCAGACTTTGGATTTGCCAGAGACGTCAGTACAGCTTCTGTTTACCACAGCAAACTTGAG GGACGCTTACCAATACGATGGATGGCGTTAGAATCTGTCGTCGATTCACTATATACAATAAAAAGCGATGTTTGGTCATATGGAATAGTTTTATGGGAAATTGTCACACTTG GATCTACACCATATGCTAATATGTCATCTTCAGAACTAATTAGAAAATTACCAACCGGTTACAGATTACCAAGACCAGATCATTGCAGTGAGAAGTA TTATGGGATCATGTCAAGATGTTGGGATGAGCATTCAGAATCGAGGCCATCTTTTTCAGACTTAAGTGTTGTGGTTGGCAAGATGTCAAAGGATACCACAGAG GAATACATGACAATGGAAAACTTTGATAGTAATATGTACGTCAACATAACATCTGAACAATGGCCACTAAATGAAAGGATGTAG